From the genome of Lotus japonicus ecotype B-129 chromosome 6, LjGifu_v1.2, one region includes:
- the LOC130725864 gene encoding transcription factor MYB20-like: MGRQPCCDKVGLKKGPWTAEEDRKLINFILTNGQCCWRAVPKLAGLLRCGKSCRLRWTNYLRPDLKRGLLSEYEEKMVIDLHAQLGNRWSKIASHLPGRTDNEIKNHWNTHIKKKLKKLGIDPVTHKSLSEVKAHTQQEQPLQEQQKQPSSPDELDPKFEHENHQNKDLEKPENSIESSTITESKEEDQMIMTPLFDSMEIMNGFCTDEVPIIKPDEILVPCAPSSSQTSTSSSSSASNSSNNFLEDLVLPEFEWSNIENCNDINSINTSMALWDDDFIRSLEFLINEDDDGNKKQVFDAPLNQYPRMVMDSESWANGLF, translated from the exons atgggAAGGCAACCTTGTTGTGACAAAGTTGGGTTGAAGAAAGGGCCATGGACTGCAGAGGAGGATAGGAAGCTCATCAACTTCATCCTCACTAATGGCCAATGTTGCTGGAGAGCTGTCCCTAAGTTGGCAG GATTGTTAAGGTGTGGGAAAAGTTGCAGGCTCAGATGGACTAACTACCTGAGGCCTGACCTAAAGAGAGGCCTTCTATCAGAATATGAAGAGAAAATGGTCATTGATCTCCATGCTCAACTTGGAAACAG ATGGTCTAAGATTGCTTCTCATCTCCCTGGAAGAACTGATAATGAGATCAAGAACCACTGGAATACCCACATaaagaaaaagctcaaaaaatTGGGAATTGATCCTGTTACCCATAAGTCACTCTCTGAGGTTAAAGCACACACACAACAAGAGCAACCATTGCAAGAACAACAAAAACAACCTTCTTCCCCAGATGAATTGGACCCCAAATTTGAACATGAAAATCACCAAAATAAGGACTTAGAGAAACCAGAGAATTCAATTGAGTCATCAACCATCACTGAATCCAAAGAGGAAGACCAAATGATCATGACACCTCTATTTGATTCAATGGAAATAATGAATGGATTCTGCACAGATGAAGTTCCAATTATAAAACCTGATGAGATTCTAGTTCCTTGTGctccttcttcttcacaaaCCAgcacttcatcatcttcttctgctTCAAATTCATCCAATAACTTCCTTGAAGACCTTGTTCTCCCAGAATTTGAGTGGTCTAATATTGAAAATTGCAATGACATCAACAGCATTAACACCAGCATGGCCTTGTGGGATGATGACTTTATTAGAAGTTTGGAGTTTCTTattaatgaagatgatgatggtaacAAGAAACAAGTGTTTGATGCTCCTCTCAATCAGTATCCAAGAATGGTCATGGATTCAGAATCTTGGGCGAATGGATTGTTTTGA